The genomic interval AACCCCCGCCGCCGCCGCGGCCGCGACCACCCCGTACCCCGGATCGCTCACTGTCGGCATACCGGCATCGCTCAGCAGGAGCACATCCTGCCCACGTGCGAGCTCGACCAGCTCGGGTGCCCGGTCCTTCTCGTTGTGGTCGTGCAGCGCGATCAGTCGGGGCCGGTTCGCGATGCCGAGGGCGGCCAGCAGGCGCTGGGTCGTGCGGGTGTCCTCCGCCGCGATGACCGTGGCATTCTCGAGCGCCTCGATGAGCCGCCGCGAAGCGTCCCCCAGGTTTCCGATGGGGGTCGCAGCGAGGATGATCACGCGCCCAGCCTAGACTTGACCGGGTGACCCACGCCGCTGAGCAGGAGGCTGCACCGCCCTCCGAACCGCTCTGGCCGGCGACGCGTCCGAGCCTCTACGACCGGTTCTCTGCACGTCTGCAGTCCGATCCTCGCGCGATGAGACTGTACTCGTGGCTCGGCCCGACCATCGTCGTGCTCGTCGCGGCGGTACTCCGGCTGTGGGACCTCGGCAACGCCCACGACCTGATGAACCAGTTCGACGAGACGTACTACGTGAAAGACGCATGGACGCTCTCGAGGCTCGGGTACGAGGGCTCCTGGAAGGCGGAGGGAGATGTCACGGCGAACGACCGCTTCCTGTCGGGCGACGTGAACAGCTTCTCGACCGATCCGTCTTTCGTCGTGCATCCGCCCCTCGGCAAGTGGCTCATCTCGCTCGGCATGATGGCGATCACGCCGACGAACGGCTGGGGATGGCGCATCACGACGGCGCTGCTGGGCACGGCGGCCGTGCTGGTGCTGATGCTCATCGCCAAGCGGATGACGCGCTCCACCACCTTCGCGGTCATCGTCGGCCTCCTCATGGCGATCGACGGACTGGCGATCTCGATGAGCCGCGTCGCCCTGCTCGACACTCCCCTGCTGTTCTTCGTGCTCCTCGCGTTCTGGTTCATCCTCAAGGATCGAGAACGCACCATGACCCGCATCGCCGAGACGGTCGCGGCGCGATACGAGGGCGACCAGGCGCCGCTGTGGGGCCCCATCCTGTGGAACCGCCCGTGGATCGTCGCCGCCGGCGCGGCCCTCGGCGCCGCATCCGCCGTCAAGTGGTCGGGGGTGTGGGTGCTCGCCGGACTCGGCGTCTACCTCGTCGTGACAGACGCTCTCGCCCGCCGCAGGGCAGGCGTGCTGGTCTGGACGACGGATGCGCTGCGGCAGGCGGGTGCGACGTTCGTGCTGCTCGTGCCGGTCGCCTTCGTCGTGTACCTCGCCTCCTGGACCGGGTGGCTCGTGACCGACGGCGGCTACGACCGGCACGCTGCCGACGGGTCCCCGGCGACCGGTATCTGGTCGTGGGTGCCGCTGCCGCTGCAGAGCCTGTGGATCGACCACGTCACGATGTACAACGCGGCTGCCGGGATCGTCAGCGATCACGTCTACAAGAGCCCGGCCTGGCAGTGGCCCCTGCTGCTGAGACCCACCGGGATGTACTACCACCACGACGCCCTGGGTCAGAACGGCTGCGAGAGCGTCAACGGCTGCTCGGCGGTCATCGCGAGCATGCCGAATCCGCTCATCTGGTACGCGGGCGTCGCGGCCGTTCTCTACCTGGCCTACCGATTCGTCATCGTCCGCGACTGGCGCTACGCGCTCGTGCTCACCGGCGTCGTGGTGACCTACGTGCCGTGGCTGTTCTTCCCCGAGCGCACCGTGTTCCAGTTCTACACGGTGCTCACGCTGCCCTTCATGCTGCTCGCTCTCACGTTCGCGCTGCGAGACATCGCGGGCCCACGGCACGCTGATCCGTACCGTCGGCTCACGGGACAGCGATTGGTGTGGGTCTTCCTCGTGGTCGCCATCGCGCTGTCGGTGTTCTGGTATCCGGTGATCTCGGCGATGGCGGTGCCTTACGACTTCTGGCACGCGCATATCTGGATGACGGGCTGGGCCTGACAGATCAGGGGATGAGGTCCTCGGGGTCGGTGACCGGCAGCCGGCAGGCGAAGTTCTGACAGTCGTAGGCCGTCGCCGCGCCGCCGCGCATCGACTTCTCGGCGAAGAGCGAGAAGCCGTCCGCCGTCCACGCCTTCGCCTGGCCCGCGTCGACGACGGCGACGACGTCTGCCGGGATGCCGCGCGCGGCCACGGCGAGCGGATGCGAGGCATCGGCGGCGATCACGACGATCTGTCTCGGCGGCACCGACAGCAGCGCAGCGACGCGCAGCAAAGCACCATACGCGAGCGGCTGGGCGAGCGCCTCCGCCGAGTGCGCAGCGACGATCCGTTCAGCGAGGGCGCGATAGTCGTCCCCCGCGCCCAGCAGCCACAGCGCCGCAGCCGCATCGGCGAGCGCCGAGGCGCCTGAGGGCTCATCCCCGTCGGACGCGGCATCCGGCGCTGCCACCCCCTGTGCTGCCAGTACCGGATCCCCGCCGCCAGGAACGCCGAGCGCGGAGCCATCGGAACATGCGTCCACGAGCGCGCGGGCTCGCACGGCATAGAGCGGCTCCCCGGTCGCCACGGCGAGCGCGGTGAGCCCCGCCGCGAGCTGCCCGTAGTCGGCCAGCGTCGCTCGTGCTCGCGAGGGGATCTCGTCGAGCGACGCGCGCACGAGCCTGTCGTCGGCATCGGCGTTCGTCTCGAGCACCGCCTCTGCCGACCAGCGCGCCGCTTCGAGCAGGGTCGGATCGTCGAGCCGCGCGCCGGCGCGCGCGAGCGCGCCGATCGCCAGCCCGTTCCAGCCCGTGACCACCTTGCCGTCGACCGACGGCGGCTCGAGTTCGGCACGGGATGCGGCATCCCGTTGGTAATAGCCGCCCTCGCTGCGCGCGCCGTCGATCCAGGATTCGGAGTCCTGCGCCGCACCGAATCCCCCACCGGGTCGCTGGAGCACCTCGAGCAGAAACCCTGCGACGTCGCGCGCCACGTCCGTCCGACCCGCATCCAGCGCCACGTCGAGAAGCTGTGCGTTGTCGGCCAGCATCCGCTCGTAATGCGGCACCGACCAGTCGCGCCGCGTCGCATAACGGAAGAAGCCGCCCTCGACGGGATCGCGGAGCGCCGAGGCTGCCATCGCCGCGAGTGCGCGATCGGCGACGGCGGATGCCTCGGCCGACACCTCCCGGATCGCCCGGGCCTGAAGAAACCGCAGCGCTGTGGCGACGGGGAACTTCGGCGCTGCCGGATCCGGCCCGCCGAAGCCGCCGAACTCGCGATCCTCTCGTGCGGCGACGGCAGCCGCGGCGAGGGCGAGCTCGTCGATCTTCGGCGCGGTGGCGCCCGCGTCGAGTGCCGCTCCGGCCTCGGCGAGTGCCGAGACGATGGCGTCCGCGGTGCCGTCGATCTCGTCGCGTCTCTCGGTCCACGCCTCGCG from Microbacterium pumilum carries:
- a CDS encoding dolichyl-phosphate-mannose--protein mannosyltransferase; translated protein: MTHAAEQEAAPPSEPLWPATRPSLYDRFSARLQSDPRAMRLYSWLGPTIVVLVAAVLRLWDLGNAHDLMNQFDETYYVKDAWTLSRLGYEGSWKAEGDVTANDRFLSGDVNSFSTDPSFVVHPPLGKWLISLGMMAITPTNGWGWRITTALLGTAAVLVLMLIAKRMTRSTTFAVIVGLLMAIDGLAISMSRVALLDTPLLFFVLLAFWFILKDRERTMTRIAETVAARYEGDQAPLWGPILWNRPWIVAAGAALGAASAVKWSGVWVLAGLGVYLVVTDALARRRAGVLVWTTDALRQAGATFVLLVPVAFVVYLASWTGWLVTDGGYDRHAADGSPATGIWSWVPLPLQSLWIDHVTMYNAAAGIVSDHVYKSPAWQWPLLLRPTGMYYHHDALGQNGCESVNGCSAVIASMPNPLIWYAGVAAVLYLAYRFVIVRDWRYALVLTGVVVTYVPWLFFPERTVFQFYTVLTLPFMLLALTFALRDIAGPRHADPYRRLTGQRLVWVFLVVAIALSVFWYPVISAMAVPYDFWHAHIWMTGWA
- a CDS encoding thioredoxin domain-containing protein — its product is MTNRLAAATSPYLRQHQDNPVDWWAWGADAFARAGERDVPVMVSIGYSTCHWCHVMARESFQDAATAADLDAGFVAIKVDREEHPEVDSAYMAAAAAFTPHLGWPLTVFVTPEGRPFFAGTYFPPEPRSGLPAFRQVLAAVREAWTERRDEIDGTADAIVSALAEAGAALDAGATAPKIDELALAAAAVAAREDREFGGFGGPDPAAPKFPVATALRFLQARAIREVSAEASAVADRALAAMAASALRDPVEGGFFRYATRRDWSVPHYERMLADNAQLLDVALDAGRTDVARDVAGFLLEVLQRPGGGFGAAQDSESWIDGARSEGGYYQRDAASRAELEPPSVDGKVVTGWNGLAIGALARAGARLDDPTLLEAARWSAEAVLETNADADDRLVRASLDEIPSRARATLADYGQLAAGLTALAVATGEPLYAVRARALVDACSDGSALGVPGGGDPVLAAQGVAAPDAASDGDEPSGASALADAAAALWLLGAGDDYRALAERIVAAHSAEALAQPLAYGALLRVAALLSVPPRQIVVIAADASHPLAVAARGIPADVVAVVDAGQAKAWTADGFSLFAEKSMRGGAATAYDCQNFACRLPVTDPEDLIP